In Nocardioides sp. zg-1228, a single window of DNA contains:
- a CDS encoding DinB family protein: MAHPGYDGMWLPTDQDPRMQAGPTRGERECLVGYLEHYRQTLALKCDGLTAEQLASKAVPPSNISLLGLVRHMARVEQSWFRRVLEARMDIPRLFSGDDEDAGFDFPDADDELVRASHELWQSEVSYAREVLDRTDLDTVVDVHGDPVEVRDIVVHMIEEYARHCGHADLVRECIDGRAGQ; encoded by the coding sequence ATGGCTCACCCCGGATACGACGGCATGTGGCTCCCGACCGACCAGGATCCCCGGATGCAGGCGGGGCCGACGAGGGGCGAGCGCGAGTGCCTCGTCGGCTATCTCGAGCACTACCGCCAGACGCTGGCGCTGAAGTGCGACGGCCTCACCGCCGAGCAGCTCGCCAGCAAGGCGGTGCCGCCGTCCAACATCTCGCTGCTGGGTCTCGTGCGCCACATGGCGCGCGTCGAGCAGAGCTGGTTCCGCCGGGTGCTCGAGGCCCGGATGGACATCCCGCGGCTGTTCTCCGGTGACGACGAGGACGCCGGCTTCGACTTCCCCGACGCCGACGACGAGCTGGTGCGCGCCAGCCACGAGCTGTGGCAGTCGGAGGTCTCCTACGCCCGCGAGGTGCTCGACCGCACCGACCTCGACACCGTCGTGGACGTCCACGGCGACCCGGTCGAGGTGCGCGACATCGTGGTCCACATGATCGAGGAGTACGCCCGCCACTGCGGGCACGCCGACCTGGTGCGCGAGTGCATCGACGGCCGCGCGGGTCAGTGA
- a CDS encoding PepSY domain-containing protein: protein MNVRRTALAALALPLSIALVACGDDSADDASDDQSASSSPASPSDSSSSADTETDAPSDADAPVLAAVLTAVEAVPGGTLFSLDQEVDGWEAEVVDADAKAFDLTVSADGATVTRDPVEDTDAEDRAERERLLADVDLDPEEALAAARGAVTTGTITGLDLDVDKGTPVWDVKFDEDSAVEQTVVVDAATGDVLRTIKGD, encoded by the coding sequence ATGAACGTTCGTCGCACCGCGCTCGCCGCCCTCGCCCTCCCTCTGTCGATCGCGCTCGTCGCGTGCGGCGACGACAGCGCCGACGACGCGTCGGACGACCAGTCGGCCTCGTCGAGCCCCGCCAGCCCGTCGGACTCGTCCAGCTCCGCCGACACCGAGACCGACGCCCCGTCCGATGCCGACGCCCCCGTGCTCGCGGCCGTGCTGACGGCCGTCGAGGCGGTGCCGGGCGGCACGCTCTTCAGCCTCGACCAGGAGGTCGACGGCTGGGAGGCCGAGGTCGTCGACGCCGACGCGAAGGCGTTCGACCTCACGGTCTCCGCCGACGGCGCCACCGTGACCCGCGACCCGGTCGAGGACACCGACGCTGAGGACCGTGCCGAGCGCGAGCGGCTGCTCGCCGACGTCGACCTCGACCCCGAGGAGGCGCTCGCCGCCGCACGGGGCGCCGTGACGACCGGGACGATCACCGGGCTCGACCTCGACGTCGACAAGGGCACGCCGGTGTGGGACGTCAAGTTCGACGAGGACTCGGCCGTCGAGCAGACCGTCGTCGTCGACGCCGCCACCGGCGACGTGCTTCGGACCATCAAGGGCGACTGA